Proteins from a genomic interval of Oceanispirochaeta crateris:
- the pbpC gene encoding penicillin-binding protein 1C, whose translation MKFRIPKPLKFTALVVLGVFLLIILIPLPRPLFDTPRSTVLMDREGRLLGGRIAQDEQWRFPRETQIPEKYKICMIRFEDKRFYLHPGVDLPAVLRSLYINLKAGEILTGASTISMQVIRLAHPGRPRTIRVKVLEALQALKLELVNSKEDILLYYASNAPFGGNTVGLSAAAWRYWNRNPEELSWAESALLAVLPNAPSLMHPGKNRELLLDKRNNLLKLLAAEGTLDEMSLSLSIEEPLPEEPLPLPSLASHLLQRVLLEKGAGTLQKSTLDSSLQEMVNKELARHSKSHKIRGIHNAAVLIADLESGDVLAYAGNSPDDGSGIHGHSVDIITAPRSTGSLLKPLLYALSLQNGLILPDQLIKDTPVFLGAYSPENFHRSFDGAVPASQALIRSLNVPFVHLLQEYNYQRFHGELQVLGLSLPEDADHYGLALILGGAESSLWELTSLFAGLGRRLKNPDDEAPFFDLRYDPDENTVHRKSLSPDAASLWFTFEAMKNLVRPEASWEYFQNNRDVAWKTGTSMGGRDAWAIGVTPQYALGVWVGNADGEGRPGINGLKAAAPLLFDLVRQLPEESSATSDWFDRPLEGMHLEKICTVSGYKAGPYCPSEDRLIPLKGVSTINCPFHQLVHLDQEELYRVDSRTTPIREMHHQSWFVLPPVQEFYYRRIHNHYKPLPPFKGKEEGSRGLSFLYPPADGIEIKTPRLLGGERGEVIFEAVLRDSQSLLYWHLDDDYIGFTRYDHQMGIMAGSGRHRVSIVDEKGNSAERSFYFSN comes from the coding sequence GTGAAATTCAGGATTCCTAAGCCCCTAAAATTTACAGCATTAGTTGTTTTGGGGGTCTTTTTACTGATTATTCTGATTCCACTTCCCCGGCCCCTCTTTGATACTCCCCGATCTACGGTTCTCATGGACCGGGAGGGGAGGCTTCTGGGAGGCCGGATTGCCCAAGACGAACAATGGCGCTTTCCCCGGGAAACGCAGATTCCTGAAAAGTATAAAATATGCATGATCCGTTTTGAAGATAAACGGTTTTATCTTCATCCCGGGGTGGATCTTCCTGCAGTTTTGCGTTCCCTGTATATCAATCTTAAAGCGGGTGAGATCCTCACCGGGGCTAGTACCATTTCCATGCAGGTCATTCGACTGGCACATCCCGGGAGGCCCCGTACAATTAGGGTTAAGGTTCTCGAAGCCCTTCAGGCTCTCAAACTTGAACTTGTTAACAGCAAAGAAGATATTTTGCTTTATTATGCCTCTAATGCTCCCTTTGGAGGGAATACTGTTGGACTTTCTGCCGCTGCGTGGCGTTACTGGAATAGAAATCCAGAGGAGCTTTCCTGGGCAGAATCGGCTCTTCTGGCAGTTCTTCCCAATGCTCCATCCCTGATGCATCCAGGCAAAAATAGAGAGCTTCTGCTTGATAAAAGAAACAATCTGCTGAAACTCCTAGCAGCCGAAGGAACATTGGATGAGATGAGCCTGTCTCTCTCAATAGAAGAGCCCCTGCCTGAGGAACCCTTGCCTCTGCCTTCTTTAGCCTCTCATCTTTTGCAGAGAGTCCTATTAGAGAAAGGAGCCGGCACGTTGCAAAAGAGCACCCTGGATTCGTCTCTTCAAGAGATGGTGAATAAAGAGCTGGCCCGCCATAGCAAAAGCCATAAAATTCGGGGTATTCACAATGCTGCAGTTTTAATCGCCGATCTGGAGAGCGGAGATGTTCTGGCTTATGCCGGAAACAGTCCCGATGATGGCAGCGGTATACACGGTCATTCTGTGGACATCATTACTGCCCCAAGGAGTACGGGCAGTCTTCTCAAGCCTCTTCTCTATGCTCTGAGCTTACAAAACGGACTGATTCTTCCGGATCAGTTGATCAAAGATACACCGGTCTTTCTGGGGGCTTACTCGCCTGAAAATTTTCACCGCAGCTTTGATGGAGCCGTTCCTGCCTCTCAGGCCCTGATCCGTTCCTTGAATGTCCCCTTTGTTCATCTCCTTCAGGAGTATAACTATCAGCGTTTTCATGGAGAACTACAGGTCCTAGGACTGTCTCTTCCCGAGGACGCCGATCATTACGGGCTTGCTTTGATTCTAGGCGGTGCTGAATCTTCTCTGTGGGAACTGACCTCTCTCTTTGCCGGTTTGGGAAGAAGGCTCAAGAATCCTGATGATGAAGCGCCATTTTTTGACTTGCGATATGATCCTGATGAGAATACAGTGCATCGGAAGAGCCTTTCTCCCGATGCAGCCTCTTTGTGGTTTACCTTTGAAGCCATGAAAAATCTCGTAAGACCGGAAGCCTCATGGGAGTATTTTCAGAATAACAGAGATGTGGCCTGGAAAACAGGAACCAGTATGGGCGGGCGGGATGCCTGGGCTATTGGGGTGACTCCCCAGTACGCTCTGGGTGTTTGGGTCGGAAATGCTGATGGAGAAGGCCGGCCGGGAATCAATGGTCTGAAAGCGGCGGCACCTCTTCTCTTCGATCTGGTCCGTCAGCTTCCAGAAGAATCTTCGGCAACTTCTGACTGGTTTGATCGACCTCTGGAGGGAATGCATCTTGAAAAGATCTGCACTGTGAGCGGGTATAAAGCAGGTCCTTATTGTCCTTCTGAGGATCGCTTGATTCCACTTAAAGGTGTCAGCACGATAAACTGCCCCTTTCATCAACTTGTCCATCTGGATCAGGAGGAGCTATACAGAGTCGATAGCCGTACCACCCCAATTCGTGAGATGCATCACCAATCCTGGTTTGTTCTTCCTCCGGTTCAGGAGTTTTATTACAGACGGATTCATAACCACTACAAACCTCTTCCTCCTTTCAAGGGGAAAGAAGAAGGGAGTAGGGGTCTCTCTTTCTTATATCCCCCCGCGGATGGAATTGAAATTAAGACACCTAGACTCTTGGGGGGTGAAAGGGGCGAGGTTATCTTTGAAGCAGTTCTGAGGGATAGTCAGAGCCTCCTGTACTGGCATCTGGACGATGATTATATTGGATTTACCAGGTATGATCACCAGATGGGAATCATGGCCGGATCAGGCCGGCACAGGGTGAGTATTGTCGATGAGAAAGGCAACAGTGCAGAAAGGTCTTTTTATTTTTCCAACTGA
- a CDS encoding alpha-2-macroglobulin family protein has product MKKELLILLTALTLFSCSENKNLSKVADLPGEEITFSNPADFTGLISSYSAGILSRESSVQVILATPPVVDLSENQLQDLFQFEPAVKGLTTLSEDRTLLFQPEETLKSSQFYTVRLNLNQIIDVPDDKSEFRFSFSTIVQDLEVFIDRVDPVDSETLTVYGRINTADTTDNDAIEQILSLDGKGLAVSWDHNRENHNFSIAGISRSQESSIFKIPWSGKSIGVDRKGEERVEVPPLNTFRFMSWKKSNSSVQSLELHFSMPLDPQQETSGLVRIGTQEIHSLKIQDNRIIVFYERLNINDKELNVSPSLRDVKGTTLKQDIQFKIPGSQEKPMAEFLTDGGLLPSGERFLIPLEAVSLKAVDIEIIRVYENNMVQFLQNNRDLKGKWNMNRVGKPVAFRTVSLEGRGVQNLNIKNTFELDLTPWVSPEPGALYQIRLSFRRSQSLYPCEDEHSEQDDLPLNKSQWTGPSYNSMWDNYYYSDWKNRDNPCSNTYYARRTDEVSFLSSSLGVIAKMSDVSGMTVYVTDLNSAGPVSGADVVLYDFQQQEIARGQSDSAGYLYLKPQGVPFVLQASRDGMSSWMRVDDGSSLSVSDFEIEGGDVREGLKGFLYGERGVWRPGDEISMGFILQDEFHKLPESHPVVFELLDPEGRRVEKMISTDSTAGMYLFQVQTDDEAPTGFWTARVTVGGSIFSKTVRIETVKPNRLKITLNSPAEPLVSELTLIPMEVRWLHGAVARNMKTETDMVLSSAKTSFDGYSSFEFDDPGKSFYSSAETVFSGQIDDQGRTQIRLPIPFEDKSPGFVNIDLQTKVFEEGGDFSVTRHVLSLSPYESYVGIRPPSGDQKRGMLLTDEDHEIEIVSLNRDGSLSERTNLEVEMYKLDWKWWWDRSEEDLAHFVSSHYRQAIDREKLTLKDGKGSWSFRVDYPEWGRYLIRVIDPISGHSTGKIIYVDWPGWAGSPQRGNGISRLSFFADKKEYTTGEQAILTIPSEEGGRILISLEDATGVLNSWWVASLEGQTTVEFPIEPSMAPTVYVHASYVQPYLGSTNDLPIRMYGIIPLSVSDPATRLEPILKTASVFEPREQVSITVSEKQGRPMAYTLAIVDDGLLDLTNFKTPDPWSTFYAKETLGVKTWDIFDDIIAARTGSFGTLLSLGGGEGADPEPPQKASRFEPVVRYFGPFQLEAGEKGVHQFEMPLYVGSVRIMAVAAAGTAYGHTEKTVPVRSDLMVLGTLPRVLGPDEEILLPVNVFSLKEGGGVVTVGVTASGPLEILEESSQDLFFEGPSDDYVYFKAKSKGEMGAVRVRFTAEMEDLKAEQFIEFNIRPSNPPTTRVTSLVLEPGRELSLPLQTFGLENQFSQILEVSSLPPINLEKRLDYLISYPHGCVEQTVSSVFPQLYLPQLAELSESRYSDLEKNLRDGIEMLQRFQLKEGSFSYWSGSLHASPWGTSYAIHFLLEAQKAGYHVPSDMISDSLSYQKTAANLWRPGGRESSLNQAYRLYTLALAGKADMAGMNRLKDSDALTVAARWKLAAAYVLAGREDAARDLTKGFSTQISSSFEVDSYGTVQRDQALVLEALALMNSRQAGEELFQSLAAKLASNEWMSTQTTAYTLLSISRWLGEDAGSERPVFSWRIDSGSGNDVTADSRYSFVDLPAQDGKLTLENKGDALLYANLVAKGTPLRGEDQDEQSNLDLRVNYRPKNSGESFNSQSISSGTDFIMEIRVANPPGQPERENLALEQILPAGWEIINPRLFASQESDRGQFEYQDIRDDRIYTYFDLARGETKVFSILLNASYRGQYYQPSVRCSAMYDDSVSAVKAGRTVEVR; this is encoded by the coding sequence GACAATGATGCTATAGAACAGATCCTCTCCTTAGATGGAAAGGGTCTGGCTGTCAGCTGGGATCACAATCGGGAGAATCATAATTTTTCAATTGCCGGAATCAGCCGGAGTCAGGAATCCTCTATTTTTAAAATTCCATGGTCGGGAAAAAGTATCGGAGTCGACCGGAAAGGGGAAGAAAGAGTTGAAGTTCCGCCCTTGAATACCTTCCGATTTATGAGTTGGAAGAAATCCAATTCTTCAGTACAGTCCCTGGAACTACATTTTTCTATGCCTCTTGATCCGCAGCAGGAAACTTCAGGGCTTGTGAGGATTGGAACCCAGGAGATTCACAGCCTCAAAATCCAGGATAATCGTATCATTGTTTTTTATGAAAGGCTCAACATCAACGATAAAGAACTCAATGTCAGCCCCTCATTGAGAGATGTGAAGGGAACCACCTTAAAACAGGATATTCAGTTTAAGATTCCTGGATCTCAAGAAAAGCCTATGGCTGAATTCCTCACCGATGGTGGACTTCTTCCCTCGGGAGAACGTTTTCTCATTCCCTTGGAGGCGGTGTCCCTCAAGGCCGTCGATATTGAAATCATCAGAGTTTATGAAAACAATATGGTTCAATTTCTTCAGAATAACAGAGATCTGAAAGGTAAGTGGAATATGAACCGGGTGGGAAAACCTGTTGCTTTCCGAACTGTTAGTCTTGAAGGGCGAGGCGTCCAAAACCTGAATATTAAAAATACTTTTGAGCTTGATCTTACGCCCTGGGTCTCGCCCGAGCCGGGGGCTCTCTATCAGATCCGCTTATCCTTCAGGCGGTCGCAATCTCTTTATCCCTGTGAGGATGAACATAGTGAACAGGACGATCTACCCCTGAATAAGTCCCAATGGACAGGTCCCTCCTACAATAGTATGTGGGACAATTATTATTATTCTGACTGGAAAAACCGGGATAATCCCTGCTCCAACACATATTATGCCAGAAGAACTGATGAAGTCAGTTTTCTCTCCTCCAGCCTGGGGGTCATCGCGAAAATGTCCGATGTCAGCGGTATGACTGTTTATGTGACTGATTTGAACAGTGCCGGACCCGTATCCGGTGCGGATGTCGTTCTTTATGATTTTCAGCAGCAGGAAATAGCCCGGGGACAAAGCGATTCCGCGGGCTATCTCTATCTGAAGCCACAGGGTGTTCCCTTTGTACTTCAGGCTTCCCGGGATGGGATGAGCAGTTGGATGAGGGTAGATGACGGCTCCTCTTTGTCTGTCAGCGATTTTGAAATCGAAGGAGGAGATGTCCGGGAAGGGCTCAAGGGTTTCCTTTATGGAGAGCGGGGTGTTTGGCGTCCCGGGGATGAGATCTCCATGGGATTCATCCTCCAAGATGAGTTTCACAAACTCCCAGAGAGTCATCCTGTTGTTTTTGAACTGCTTGATCCTGAAGGCAGAAGAGTGGAAAAAATGATTTCTACGGATTCCACAGCTGGAATGTATCTCTTTCAAGTTCAAACTGATGATGAGGCGCCTACGGGATTCTGGACGGCTCGTGTCACAGTCGGAGGGAGTATTTTCTCGAAGACAGTCAGAATCGAGACTGTGAAACCCAACAGGTTGAAGATCACTCTGAACAGTCCTGCAGAACCTCTTGTGTCCGAACTGACCCTGATTCCCATGGAGGTTCGATGGCTCCATGGAGCCGTGGCCAGAAATATGAAGACTGAAACTGATATGGTTCTCAGTTCAGCAAAAACCAGTTTTGACGGATACTCTTCTTTTGAGTTTGATGATCCTGGAAAGTCATTTTACTCTTCTGCAGAAACCGTCTTTTCCGGGCAGATTGACGACCAGGGGCGGACTCAGATACGTCTGCCTATTCCCTTTGAAGATAAGAGCCCCGGTTTTGTAAATATAGATCTTCAGACCAAAGTCTTTGAGGAAGGGGGTGACTTCAGTGTTACACGTCATGTTTTGTCCCTGTCTCCCTATGAGAGTTATGTCGGAATTAGACCTCCCTCTGGTGATCAGAAGCGTGGAATGCTACTGACTGATGAAGATCATGAAATTGAGATTGTCAGTTTGAATCGAGATGGTAGCTTGTCGGAGCGTACAAACCTTGAAGTTGAAATGTATAAGTTGGACTGGAAATGGTGGTGGGATCGTTCCGAAGAGGATCTGGCTCATTTTGTCTCCAGTCATTACCGGCAGGCTATTGACCGGGAAAAGTTGACTCTGAAGGATGGGAAAGGAAGCTGGTCTTTCAGGGTTGATTATCCAGAATGGGGACGCTACCTCATTCGTGTCATTGATCCCATTTCGGGTCATTCCACCGGTAAGATCATCTATGTAGACTGGCCCGGATGGGCCGGATCTCCCCAAAGAGGCAATGGCATATCCCGGTTGAGTTTCTTTGCAGATAAGAAGGAATATACAACAGGAGAGCAGGCCATCCTCACGATTCCCAGTGAGGAGGGCGGACGGATTTTGATCAGTCTGGAAGATGCTACGGGAGTTCTCAATTCCTGGTGGGTCGCCTCGCTAGAGGGACAGACAACAGTTGAATTTCCAATTGAACCCTCTATGGCTCCCACTGTTTATGTACATGCCAGTTATGTCCAGCCCTATCTTGGCAGTACTAATGATCTGCCCATCAGGATGTACGGGATCATACCCCTTTCTGTGAGTGATCCGGCTACGCGCTTGGAACCGATCCTGAAGACGGCCTCCGTATTTGAACCTCGGGAACAAGTCTCTATTACTGTTTCTGAAAAACAGGGCCGGCCCATGGCCTATACTCTGGCTATCGTGGATGATGGCCTTCTTGACTTGACGAATTTTAAGACACCTGACCCTTGGTCCACCTTCTATGCGAAAGAGACTCTGGGCGTCAAAACTTGGGATATCTTCGACGATATCATTGCCGCCAGAACCGGCAGTTTCGGAACTCTTTTATCCCTGGGAGGTGGTGAAGGGGCCGATCCTGAACCTCCTCAAAAAGCAAGCCGGTTTGAACCTGTTGTTCGCTATTTCGGTCCATTTCAGCTGGAGGCTGGTGAGAAGGGAGTTCATCAGTTTGAGATGCCCCTCTATGTGGGGTCAGTCAGGATCATGGCTGTTGCAGCGGCAGGGACTGCGTATGGACATACAGAAAAAACAGTCCCCGTCCGTAGTGATTTGATGGTCTTGGGGACACTCCCTCGAGTCCTGGGACCGGATGAAGAAATTCTGCTGCCAGTCAATGTTTTCTCTCTTAAGGAGGGAGGCGGAGTTGTTACAGTCGGTGTTACAGCAAGCGGTCCGCTGGAGATTCTGGAAGAAAGCAGTCAGGATCTATTTTTTGAGGGACCTTCTGATGACTATGTTTATTTTAAAGCTAAATCTAAGGGAGAAATGGGAGCCGTCCGGGTTCGTTTTACCGCAGAGATGGAGGACCTCAAAGCGGAACAGTTCATCGAGTTTAATATCCGACCCTCAAATCCTCCAACAACTAGAGTGACTTCTCTCGTTTTAGAACCGGGACGCGAGCTGAGTCTACCCCTCCAAACCTTTGGTCTGGAAAATCAGTTCTCCCAGATCCTCGAAGTCTCCTCTCTGCCTCCGATCAATCTGGAGAAAAGACTGGATTATCTCATCTCATATCCTCATGGATGTGTCGAACAGACCGTCTCATCCGTGTTTCCCCAGCTCTATTTGCCTCAACTGGCAGAGCTCTCTGAATCCCGGTATTCAGACCTGGAAAAGAATCTCCGGGATGGTATTGAAATGTTGCAGCGCTTTCAGTTGAAAGAGGGCTCTTTTTCCTATTGGTCAGGCTCTCTCCACGCCAGTCCCTGGGGAACCAGTTACGCCATACACTTCTTATTGGAGGCCCAAAAAGCGGGGTATCATGTTCCATCGGATATGATTTCCGATTCTCTTTCCTATCAAAAGACAGCGGCCAATTTGTGGCGTCCGGGAGGGAGAGAGAGCTCCCTGAACCAAGCCTATAGGTTGTATACCCTTGCTCTGGCAGGAAAAGCAGATATGGCAGGTATGAATCGGCTCAAGGATTCAGATGCCCTCACTGTTGCCGCTAGGTGGAAGCTGGCAGCCGCTTATGTTCTGGCGGGACGAGAGGATGCTGCCAGGGATTTGACGAAAGGATTTTCTACTCAGATCAGCAGTAGTTTTGAAGTAGACAGCTATGGTACGGTTCAAAGGGATCAGGCTTTGGTGCTGGAAGCTTTGGCTTTGATGAACAGCAGGCAAGCCGGGGAGGAGTTGTTCCAATCCCTCGCTGCAAAACTGGCCTCGAATGAGTGGATGAGCACCCAGACTACGGCTTACACTCTGTTGAGCATCAGTCGTTGGCTGGGAGAGGATGCCGGATCAGAGCGGCCTGTTTTCTCCTGGAGGATCGATTCCGGGTCTGGAAATGATGTGACCGCGGATTCACGGTATTCCTTTGTAGATCTGCCAGCTCAGGATGGAAAACTCACTCTCGAAAACAAAGGGGACGCTCTGCTGTATGCAAATCTTGTGGCAAAGGGGACACCCTTGCGGGGGGAAGATCAGGATGAGCAATCAAATCTGGATCTTCGTGTGAACTACAGACCCAAAAACAGCGGAGAGTCATTTAATTCTCAATCGATAAGCTCCGGAACAGATTTTATAATGGAGATTCGAGTGGCTAATCCCCCCGGACAGCCTGAGAGGGAGAATCTGGCACTGGAACAAATTTTACCTGCGGGATGGGAGATCATCAATCCCCGGCTGTTTGCTTCTCAAGAATCAGATCGGGGACAGTTTGAATACCAGGATATAAGAGATGACAGGATTTATACCTATTTTGATCTGGCAAGGGGAGAGACTAAGGTTTTCAGTATTCTTCTAAATGCTTCCTACCGGGGACAATACTATCAGCCTTCTGTACGTTGCAGTGCCATGTATGATGATTCCGTTTCTGCGGTAAAAGCCGGTCGGACTGTCGAGGTCCGGTGA